A portion of the Anas platyrhynchos isolate ZD024472 breed Pekin duck chromosome 26, IASCAAS_PekinDuck_T2T, whole genome shotgun sequence genome contains these proteins:
- the PIAS3 gene encoding E3 SUMO-protein ligase PIAS3 isoform X1 — translation MAEAAELKHMVLSFRVSELQVLLGFAGRNKSGRKHELLAKALQLLRSGCSPAVQMKIKELYRRRFPRKALAPSDLPGLQIPPGQLPAAPALPPSAATAASTCPLPYERGAAAAPLPPALLPPLPPLGPKREADAQHLAPPAHPVHPDVTMRRLPFYDVYDELIKPTTLASTSSQRFEEAHFTFALTPQQVQQILSSRDLLPGAKCDYTVQVQLRFCLCETSCPQEDYFPPNLFVKVNGKLCPLPGYLPPTKNGAEPKRPSRPVNITPLARLSATVPNTIVVNWSAEFGRHYSLSVYLVKQLTSVTLLQKLRAKGIRNPDHSRALIKEKLTADPDSEIATTSLRVSLMCPLGKMRLVVPCRATTCTHLQCFDAALYLQMNEKKPTWTCPVCDKKAPYDNLIIDGLFMEILNSCTDCDEIQFMEDGSWCPMRPRKESQELCQPPAFSGIEAPSVYTVSPEGKTPPEGRRKVEVIDLTLDSSSDEEEPPAKKQRPASGGALPAAPGPKGVLGVDPRPSSVLRSPPAAALGSDYLPGLPGHEYRASYPAPAELQGLDLFSFLQSENQHYSPSVITSLDEQDALSHFFQYRGSSGHFLNVNPLGPVLGTPHGGAVSPAAGRISSIVSAGALREGHGGTVSSSSTALPGCRPDIISLD, via the exons ATGGCGGAGGCGGCGGAGCTGaag cacaTGGTTCTGAGCTTTAGGGTGTCGGAGCTCCAAGTCCTCCTGGGTTTCGCCGGGAGGAACAAGAGCGGGAGGAAGCACGAGCTGCTGGCCAAGGCGCTGCAGCTGCTGCGCTCGGGCTGCAGCCCCGCCGTGCAGATGAAGATCAAGGAGCTGTACCGCCGCCGCTTCCCCAGGAAAGCCCTGGCCCCCTCCGACCTCCCCGGCCTTCAAAtcccccccgggcagctccccgcagcccccgcttTGCCCCCCAGCGCTGCCACCGCTGCCTCTACTTGCCCCCTGCCCTACGAGCGCGGTGCCGCCGCGGCGCCGCTGCCGCCGGCCCTgctgcccccgctgccccccctgGGACCCAAGCGCGAGGCGGACGCTCAGCACCTGGCCCCCCCGGCACACCCCGTGCACCCCGACGTCACCATGAGGAGGTTGCCCTTCTACGACGTCTACGACGAGCTGATCAAGCCCACCACGCTCG caTCCACGAGCAGCCAGCGCTTCGAGGAGGCGCACTTCACCTTCGCGCTCACCCCGCAGCAGGTCCAGCAGATCCTGTCCTCACG AGACCTCCTGCCGGGTGCCAAATGTGATTACACGGTGCAGGTGCAATTAAG GTTCTGCCTGTGCGAGACCAGCTGTCCCCAGGAGGATTATTTCCCTCCCAATTTGTTCGTCAAGGTCAACGGCAAGCTCTGCCCCCTGCCC GGCTACCTCCCGCCCACGAAGAACGGCGCCGAGCCCAAGCGCCCCAGCCGCCCCGTCAACATCACGCCCCTGGCGCGGCTCTCGGCCACCGTCCCCAACACCATCGTGGTCAACTGGTCGGCGGAGTTCGGCCGG CACTACTCGCTGTCGGTGTACCTGGTGAAGCAGCTGACCTCGGTGACTCTGCTGCAGAAGCTGCGCGCCAAGGGCATCCGCAACCCCGACCACTCGCGAGCCCTCA TCAAGGAGAAGCTGACGGCCGACCCCGACAGCGAGATCGCCACCACCAGCCTGCGCGTCTCCCTCATGTGCCCG ctgggCAAGATGAGGCTGGTGGTGCCGTGCCGAGCCACCACCTGCACCCACCTGCAGTGCTTCGACGCGGCGCTCTACCTGCAGATGAACGAGAAGAAACCCACCTGGACCTGCCCCGTGTGCGACAAGAAAGCCCCCTACGACAACCTGATCATCGACGG GTTGTTCATGGAAATCCTCAACTCCTGCACGGACTGCGACGAGATCCAGTTCATGGAGGACGGCTCCTGGTGCCCCATGAGGCCCAGGAAGGAGAGCCAGGAGCTGTGCCAGCCCCCTGCCTTCAGCGGGATCGAGG CCCCCTCGGTGTACACGGTGAGCCCCGAGGGCAAGACCCCCCCCGAAGGCAGGAGGAAGGTGGAGGTGATCGACCTCACCCTGGACAGCTCGTCCGACGAGGAGGAGCCCCCCGCCAAAAAGCAGCGCCCGGCCTCCGGGGGGGCTCTGCCGGCAGCACCCGGCCCCAAGGG GGTGCTCGGCGTCGACCCCCGGCCCTCCTCTGTGCTCCGCAGCCCCCCCGCGGCCGCGCTCGGCAGCGACTACCTGCCTGGCCTCCCCGGCCACGAGTACCGCGCGTCCTACCCGGCGCCGGCAGAGCTGCAAG gtctggatttgttttccttccttcaaaGTGAAAATCAG CACTACAGCCCCTCGGTCATCACCTCCCTGGACGAGCAGGACGCTCTCAGCCACTTCTTCCAGTACCGGGGCTCCTCCGGCCACTTCCTCAACGTCAACCCCTTGGGTCCCGTGCTGGGGACGCCGCACGGCGGTGCCGTCAGCCCGGCCGCCGGCCGCATCAGCAGCATCGTCTCCGCCGGCGCGCTGCGCGAGGGCCACGGCGGCAccgtgagcagcagcagcaccgcgcTGCCGGGCTGCCGGCCGGACATCATCTCCCTGGACTGA
- the PIAS3 gene encoding E3 SUMO-protein ligase PIAS3 isoform X2, with protein MVLSFRVSELQVLLGFAGRNKSGRKHELLAKALQLLRSGCSPAVQMKIKELYRRRFPRKALAPSDLPGLQIPPGQLPAAPALPPSAATAASTCPLPYERGAAAAPLPPALLPPLPPLGPKREADAQHLAPPAHPVHPDVTMRRLPFYDVYDELIKPTTLASTSSQRFEEAHFTFALTPQQVQQILSSRDLLPGAKCDYTVQVQLRFCLCETSCPQEDYFPPNLFVKVNGKLCPLPGYLPPTKNGAEPKRPSRPVNITPLARLSATVPNTIVVNWSAEFGRHYSLSVYLVKQLTSVTLLQKLRAKGIRNPDHSRALIKEKLTADPDSEIATTSLRVSLMCPLGKMRLVVPCRATTCTHLQCFDAALYLQMNEKKPTWTCPVCDKKAPYDNLIIDGLFMEILNSCTDCDEIQFMEDGSWCPMRPRKESQELCQPPAFSGIEAPSVYTVSPEGKTPPEGRRKVEVIDLTLDSSSDEEEPPAKKQRPASGGALPAAPGPKGVLGVDPRPSSVLRSPPAAALGSDYLPGLPGHEYRASYPAPAELQGLDLFSFLQSENQHYSPSVITSLDEQDALSHFFQYRGSSGHFLNVNPLGPVLGTPHGGAVSPAAGRISSIVSAGALREGHGGTVSSSSTALPGCRPDIISLD; from the exons aTGGTTCTGAGCTTTAGGGTGTCGGAGCTCCAAGTCCTCCTGGGTTTCGCCGGGAGGAACAAGAGCGGGAGGAAGCACGAGCTGCTGGCCAAGGCGCTGCAGCTGCTGCGCTCGGGCTGCAGCCCCGCCGTGCAGATGAAGATCAAGGAGCTGTACCGCCGCCGCTTCCCCAGGAAAGCCCTGGCCCCCTCCGACCTCCCCGGCCTTCAAAtcccccccgggcagctccccgcagcccccgcttTGCCCCCCAGCGCTGCCACCGCTGCCTCTACTTGCCCCCTGCCCTACGAGCGCGGTGCCGCCGCGGCGCCGCTGCCGCCGGCCCTgctgcccccgctgccccccctgGGACCCAAGCGCGAGGCGGACGCTCAGCACCTGGCCCCCCCGGCACACCCCGTGCACCCCGACGTCACCATGAGGAGGTTGCCCTTCTACGACGTCTACGACGAGCTGATCAAGCCCACCACGCTCG caTCCACGAGCAGCCAGCGCTTCGAGGAGGCGCACTTCACCTTCGCGCTCACCCCGCAGCAGGTCCAGCAGATCCTGTCCTCACG AGACCTCCTGCCGGGTGCCAAATGTGATTACACGGTGCAGGTGCAATTAAG GTTCTGCCTGTGCGAGACCAGCTGTCCCCAGGAGGATTATTTCCCTCCCAATTTGTTCGTCAAGGTCAACGGCAAGCTCTGCCCCCTGCCC GGCTACCTCCCGCCCACGAAGAACGGCGCCGAGCCCAAGCGCCCCAGCCGCCCCGTCAACATCACGCCCCTGGCGCGGCTCTCGGCCACCGTCCCCAACACCATCGTGGTCAACTGGTCGGCGGAGTTCGGCCGG CACTACTCGCTGTCGGTGTACCTGGTGAAGCAGCTGACCTCGGTGACTCTGCTGCAGAAGCTGCGCGCCAAGGGCATCCGCAACCCCGACCACTCGCGAGCCCTCA TCAAGGAGAAGCTGACGGCCGACCCCGACAGCGAGATCGCCACCACCAGCCTGCGCGTCTCCCTCATGTGCCCG ctgggCAAGATGAGGCTGGTGGTGCCGTGCCGAGCCACCACCTGCACCCACCTGCAGTGCTTCGACGCGGCGCTCTACCTGCAGATGAACGAGAAGAAACCCACCTGGACCTGCCCCGTGTGCGACAAGAAAGCCCCCTACGACAACCTGATCATCGACGG GTTGTTCATGGAAATCCTCAACTCCTGCACGGACTGCGACGAGATCCAGTTCATGGAGGACGGCTCCTGGTGCCCCATGAGGCCCAGGAAGGAGAGCCAGGAGCTGTGCCAGCCCCCTGCCTTCAGCGGGATCGAGG CCCCCTCGGTGTACACGGTGAGCCCCGAGGGCAAGACCCCCCCCGAAGGCAGGAGGAAGGTGGAGGTGATCGACCTCACCCTGGACAGCTCGTCCGACGAGGAGGAGCCCCCCGCCAAAAAGCAGCGCCCGGCCTCCGGGGGGGCTCTGCCGGCAGCACCCGGCCCCAAGGG GGTGCTCGGCGTCGACCCCCGGCCCTCCTCTGTGCTCCGCAGCCCCCCCGCGGCCGCGCTCGGCAGCGACTACCTGCCTGGCCTCCCCGGCCACGAGTACCGCGCGTCCTACCCGGCGCCGGCAGAGCTGCAAG gtctggatttgttttccttccttcaaaGTGAAAATCAG CACTACAGCCCCTCGGTCATCACCTCCCTGGACGAGCAGGACGCTCTCAGCCACTTCTTCCAGTACCGGGGCTCCTCCGGCCACTTCCTCAACGTCAACCCCTTGGGTCCCGTGCTGGGGACGCCGCACGGCGGTGCCGTCAGCCCGGCCGCCGGCCGCATCAGCAGCATCGTCTCCGCCGGCGCGCTGCGCGAGGGCCACGGCGGCAccgtgagcagcagcagcaccgcgcTGCCGGGCTGCCGGCCGGACATCATCTCCCTGGACTGA
- the NUDT17 gene encoding nucleoside diphosphate-linked moiety X motif 17: MAGLGRVLVHVRRGGEGGAARFGQSVTGSFCAPHEDLAAVSCALQRGRFLLADAAFPGSTETVLGRPPFCPAKLLGSPVATEPRGRGVEAAVAVLLQAATGPLLLTRRPHGLSIFPNVWVPPGGHVEPDEELLAVGLRELQEETGLRLAAGTFTWRLLGLWESVYPPMLSRGPPRRHHIVAYLLLRSQEPHEELEARICPSEAEVSAYAWLEPRVLEAIAATEDGAGRPGRVPSTLPASISITEVSGGSPRAVQLPTATLLNVAPAEGEDVERVSTGTKFALRLWLEARGGENGGQTGPEAASGGWE, translated from the exons ATGGCGGGGTTGGGGCGCGTCCTCGTCCACGTGCGGcgcggtggggaggggggggcggcgcgATTCGGGCAG AGCGTCACCGGCTCTTTCTGCGCCCCGCACGAGGATTTGGCTGCGGTGAGCTGCGCCCTGCAGCGCGGCCGCTTCCTCCTGGCCGACGCCGCCTTCCCCGGCTCCACCGAGACCGTCCTGGGG agacccccGTTCTGCCCTGCCAAGCTCCTGGGGTCGCCGGTGGCCACCGAGCCGCGAGGCCGCGGGGTGGAGGCGGCggtggccgtgctgctgcaggCGGCCACGGGCCCCCTGCTCCTCACCCGCCGCCCCCACGGCCTCAGCATCTTCCCCAACGTCTGGGTGCCTCCCG gTGGGCACGTGGAGCCCGATGAGGAG ctgctggccgtggggctgcgcgagctgcaggaggagacgGGGCTGCGCCTGGCCGCCGGCACCTTCACCTGGAGGCTGCTCGGCCTCTGGGAG TCCGTGTACCCCCCCATGCTGAGCCGGGGGCCCCCGCGCCGCCACCACATCGTCGCCTACCTGCTGCTGCGCTCCCAGGAGCCCCACGAGGAGCTGGAG GCCAGGATTTGCCCCAGCGAGGCCGAGGTGAGCGCCTACGCCTGGCTGGAGCCCCGCGTCCTGGAGGCCATCGCGGCCACCGAGGACGGCGCGGGGAGACCCGGACGcgtccccagcaccctcccgGCCTCCATCAG catcaccGAGGTGAGCGGGGGCTCGCCCCGTGCCGTGCAGCTCCCCACGGCCACGCTGCTGAACGTGGCCCCGGCTGAGGGGGAGGACGTGGAGCGCGTCAGCACCGGCACCAAATTCGCCCTTCGGCTCTGGTTGGAGGCCCGGGGGGGGGAAAACGGGGGCCAAACAGGCCCTGAGGCAGCGTCGGGGGGCTGGGAATAA